The Phalacrocorax aristotelis chromosome 2, bGulAri2.1, whole genome shotgun sequence region GGTCACTGCTCCCcaaatctgaaaatacagaacCCTCTGAGAGACAGACACCACATCTTTCTTTACGGTCCATTGCTCAAAGGTGCTACCAACATTCTCCCGATAAGCAGATGTTTTAACCCCTTCTTTGTCCCCGTTTTAGACTGTTGACTGTGCAAAAAGAAGTCACCAGtctattttaaggaaaaacatttttgcgGAAGTCCCTGTTGGCTGCTATTAGCCAGACGGGATCTACACGCAagcctggggaaggcagggagtgCTATCAAAGCGTGCTGAATGACAAAATCCAGAGCAGTCCAGACCCAGACCCAGCCCGAATACAGGCTGCCTGCTGTTCGGAGCTGCCACAGGCACAGCAAGGGTGGGACAGGCCCACCTGCCAGTCATGAGTTTGACAGGCAATCACAACAGTGAATTGTACTGTTATGGAGTCcactgaactaaaaaaaataatttaaaaaagacaagGCACACCATTGCCGTCACAGTGCTGTGTCTTTGAAATAGATGTGAGAATGGGGAAATGGGGATGCTAACTTAAATCTGTAGAGGACACGCCCTTAAGTTTTCACGCAAGTGCTCCGTGCACCTCTAACTAACCGGCTAAGGGGAGTCAAGGCCAAATCAAGACCTCAAAAATTCACTTCAagaggggaaaagcaaagcCCACACTGCCCAATCTCCTTGTCCTCTCCAGAAAGAAAACGATTCCACAGGCCGCGGCAGCGCGAGCCTACGCGCATCCCTGTTTCGCTGGCAAAACCGAAGCGCCCGCTTGAAAACCGCTAGCTTTCGGGCAGTCTCCGGGAGGGGTTccctgcccgccgcccccctgCCCGGCCGGGTGCTCCCGGCTCCCCGCGCCCGGCCGGTGTCAGTagaggggggcggcggggggcggcatGGGGCTGCCGTCGGCGGGGGGCGAGGGGGAGCCGCAGCACCGCAGCGTGTAGTTGCGGCCGCCGTTGTTGTCCCAGTACTCGCCCTGCGGGCTGCGGTAGCGGATGGCGAAGTGCAGGGCCGAGCCCTCCCGCAGGCTCGGCGGGACGCACAGGGTGAAGCCGTAGCGCTCGGCCGGCGGGTCGGCGGCCGCCGTCGGGGccgggggcaggggggcggcCGGGACGTCCACGAAGGAGAGCCACTCGTTGAAGGTGTAGCGCACCGTCACCTCCTTGGGgccggggcagcccagcacttGCACCGTGCCCCGCACGTCGGTGGGCGCGGGGGgccgccccagcccctccaggcagACGCGCTGCCGCCGCAGCCGCTCGGCGCCGGGCTCCCCGCCGTCGGGGAAGTCGGGCAGCAGGCGGagggcgggcggccgggggtCCCCGCCGGGCGGCCCCGGGACCCGCTCCTCGGCGGGCGGGCTCTGCAGGCGGGACAGCGCGGCGGGGGGCACTTGCGGCTCCTCGGCGTCGCTGAAGTGCTTGACGCTTGCAAGGCTCAGCCCCAGCGAGTCGGCGAACTGCACCCGCTTCTTGCACTTGCCGCAACAGTCTTCGCCCGCCGccgcttcctcctcctcctcctcctcctcctcttccttctcctccccctcctcccgccgctcgccggggccgggggccggcggccgcccgCAGGGGcgcagctccagcagcagccgccgctcCCCCACCGCCTCCCGCTTGCCCTCGCAGGGCGCCGTCGGGGCCGCGCCGCGGAGCCGCCGCTCCTCGGCCGCCAGCTCCTGCCGCGGGCGTGCGGGGCTCGCCATGGCCGGGCGCCCCGCCGagcccctccccgccgccccctgtGGCGGCAGCCGGACGGCCCGGCACCGCTTTAtcccgcgcccccgccgccggccccgggtGGGGGGCGcgccccccacccacccacccagccaCCCACCCGCGGCCGGGCCCGGAGCCtccccgcggggctggggcggcggcggcggcgctgcgggcgggggcgggACCTGCGCCGGGACGGGGCGATACGGAAACAGCGGCGGCCGCGACGGGCGGCCACGCACGTCCTCCCACCCGCGGGGCCGCCCTCGGGGCGGCGGAGCCAGGCCGGGGAGAAGCGCGGGGTGGCGGGCTGCTGGAGCCGGCCGCGCTGTTGTAATTCATTCCCATCATCATCACCATCTTCCTCGTCGTCATTATTTAAGCTTCCAGCCATCGGAGATACCCCACGGAAAAAGCCCAAGGGGTCAGGGTTAGGCAGGAGGTGGCTCAGCACCGGGCTGGCACCGCGGTGAAGCTCCGGCCGGGGCGCCGGGGCCCCGAGGCCGCCCCccggacacacacacacacagagcccccccccgcctgctCGGGGGTCAGTAGCGCCGGGTCCCGCCCGCGGGCCCTGCTCGTCCCCACACGTGCCTCTTGTGCAGCTGAGACCTTGTGGGAGCCCCCAGCTTCTACGCTGAAATCGGTTTCCATCCATCCTAACTGCAGGGAAAGCTTTGAGACCTGAACTCGAGGGCAAAACCCCAAAGGCGAGAGGAACACCGAAGGCGTTCACTTTCTGAAGTACGATATATTTTGCAGGCAAATCTCTGTAACCGTTTTTTACCCACACTTGGTACCGGCAGCACTCCGCATGTGGAAAATCAAGTCCAAAGGCTCAGGAGACGCACACACGTGCACATGCACCCTTTCTGAAGGTCAGACTGTCTTGAAAGTTTCTGcataacaagaacaaaaaaatcaaggcggaaaaacaaaacacaggctCTACGTTTTAAACAAACGGAGAGGACTAGAATCCtcctcagttttattttctgtgcgTGAGGTGCGGTAAACAGCAGCCTCACAACAAGATACTTTTATTAGTATGGTGAGATCCATATCTGAGAATTTTCCAAACTTCATTCTACGCTTTGTGCGTGCCACTGCTATTGTCTGGGGTAATTTGCACAGATGATTGCAAAAATGCTACATTATTAAACGTCCCTCCATTCTTTATTCTCATGGAGGAGACATTAAAAAGCATATGCAAATAACATGGTACTTTCTGAAGCAACACACTCCCATTATGGATTTATCagagggggttttgtttgttttgcaaagtttgttttatttttagcatcagTCTTATTGCCAAGAAGCAGCCTCCAGTGCAGTCCAACCGAGTGTGCGGTCTGCGTGTCACAGAGGAATGAATgtcaaagcagcagaaacatcaCTGAACAGTTTCCTTAGCAGACACTGCCGTGAGCATGTTCTTACTGCACCTCGACTGAAGAGGCGAACGGCAAACCCTTACTCAGAAGCGCCAAATAATCCGACTCCTCTAGCTTTTGGCCGTGCACGTGACATTTGTTAGTAGTTCGGTTTAGAGCATTGTTAAGGAGAGGAACGAAGGACAAACATTCTCGCTGGCACCAGCTGTGCCAATGGAAAACATGACGAATACCGCTTTGCCGTCAGCTGCTCGTCACCACCACCCTGCTGCA contains the following coding sequences:
- the PPP1R3G gene encoding protein phosphatase 1 regulatory subunit 3G; translation: MASPARPRQELAAEERRLRGAAPTAPCEGKREAVGERRLLLELRPCGRPPAPGPGERREEGEEKEEEEEEEEEEAAAGEDCCGKCKKRVQFADSLGLSLASVKHFSDAEEPQVPPAALSRLQSPPAEERVPGPPGGDPRPPALRLLPDFPDGGEPGAERLRRQRVCLEGLGRPPAPTDVRGTVQVLGCPGPKEVTVRYTFNEWLSFVDVPAAPLPPAPTAAADPPAERYGFTLCVPPSLREGSALHFAIRYRSPQGEYWDNNGGRNYTLRCCGSPSPPADGSPMPPPAAPLY